One stretch of Aquimarina sp. Aq107 DNA includes these proteins:
- a CDS encoding DUF4296 domain-containing protein: MKKSLVYSVFAIILVSFSCQKLNSPDKPDNLIAEDKMVEILTDIAFVKAAKGSYKKVFDIQKINPESYILEKHGIDSLVFEANNNWYTSQLDQYEEIFNKVKSNLEVSKIKFEKLKKEEDSLKKISDSIKRVKNNLKDDKILPEDLDELESIKEELMDVEKENAVKKRSLPNAASGKKKQ; the protein is encoded by the coding sequence ATGAAAAAGAGCTTAGTATATAGTGTTTTTGCAATCATTTTGGTTAGTTTTTCTTGTCAAAAATTAAACTCACCAGATAAGCCTGATAATCTTATTGCAGAGGACAAGATGGTTGAAATACTTACAGATATTGCCTTTGTAAAAGCGGCAAAAGGAAGTTATAAAAAGGTTTTTGATATCCAGAAAATAAACCCGGAATCTTATATTCTCGAAAAACATGGGATTGATAGTTTAGTTTTTGAAGCTAATAATAATTGGTATACCAGTCAGTTGGATCAATATGAAGAGATTTTCAATAAAGTGAAAAGTAATTTAGAAGTCTCAAAAATTAAATTTGAAAAATTAAAAAAGGAAGAGGATTCATTAAAAAAGATATCAGACTCTATTAAAAGGGTAAAAAATAACCTTAAAGATGATAAAATTTTACCCGAAGATCTGGATGAACTAGAATCGATTAAGGAAGAACTAATGGACGTAGAAAAGGAAAATGCTGTAAAGAAAAGAAGCCTTCCTAATGCTGCTTCTGGAAAAAAGAAGCAGTAG
- a CDS encoding dihydroorotase has protein sequence MNSVLIKNANIVNEGKIFNGDVYIENGFFKEIASQISAKSPDVQVFDAEGKYLLPGVIDDQVHFREPGLTHKATIETESRAAIAGGITSFIEMPNTNPQTTTIEKLEEKFDIAAKTSYANYSFMFGGTNDNLEEILKVDPNNVAGLKLFLGSSTGNMLVDNPEVLEKIFSSTDLLISVHCEDEETIKNNTAIYKERYGDDIPIDMHPIIRSEEACYLSSSRAVALAKKTGARLHVFHLSTAKELELFTNKIPLKDKKITAEVCIHHLWFSNEDYRQKGTLIKWNPAVKTSKDRDALFQALLDDKLDVIATDHAPHTKEEKDNVYTKAPSGGPLVQHALPAMLEFYHRDKISLEKIVEKMCHNPAILFQVEKRGYIKEGYCADAVLVDLNAPWTVNTDNIAYKCGWSPFEGTTFKSRITHTFVNGSLVYKNFKFYDVKNAQRLTFDR, from the coding sequence TCCAGATGTGCAGGTGTTTGATGCTGAAGGAAAATATCTTTTGCCAGGAGTTATAGATGATCAAGTTCATTTTAGAGAACCAGGGCTAACACATAAGGCCACGATAGAGACAGAATCTAGAGCTGCTATAGCCGGAGGAATTACCTCTTTTATTGAGATGCCAAATACAAATCCACAGACAACTACGATAGAAAAGCTTGAAGAAAAGTTTGATATAGCGGCTAAAACTAGTTATGCTAACTACTCTTTTATGTTTGGAGGGACAAATGATAATCTCGAGGAAATACTAAAAGTAGATCCGAATAATGTAGCAGGTCTTAAGTTATTTTTAGGTTCCTCTACAGGGAATATGTTAGTTGATAATCCTGAAGTGTTAGAAAAAATATTTTCATCGACGGACTTGTTAATTTCGGTACATTGTGAGGATGAGGAAACTATTAAAAATAATACTGCAATATATAAAGAACGATATGGAGATGATATTCCTATTGATATGCACCCTATAATTAGAAGTGAAGAAGCCTGCTATTTATCATCTTCTAGAGCTGTTGCTTTAGCTAAAAAAACCGGAGCGAGGTTGCATGTTTTTCATCTTTCTACGGCAAAGGAATTAGAGTTATTTACAAATAAAATACCATTAAAAGATAAAAAAATTACGGCAGAGGTATGTATACACCACCTTTGGTTTTCTAATGAGGATTATAGGCAAAAAGGTACTTTGATAAAATGGAATCCTGCTGTGAAAACATCAAAAGATAGAGATGCTTTGTTTCAAGCATTGCTTGATGATAAATTAGACGTGATTGCTACAGATCATGCTCCTCATACTAAAGAGGAAAAAGACAATGTATATACAAAAGCTCCTTCAGGAGGACCATTAGTACAGCATGCATTACCTGCTATGTTGGAGTTTTATCATAGAGATAAGATTTCTTTAGAAAAAATTGTAGAGAAAATGTGTCATAATCCTGCGATCTTATTTCAGGTAGAGAAGAGAGGTTACATTAAAGAAGGGTATTGTGCTGATGCGGTTTTAGTGGATCTAAATGCTCCGTGGACTGTTAATACTGATAATATAGCATATAAATGCGGTTGGTCACCATTTGAGGGAACTACCTTTAAGTCAAGAATCACTCACACGTTCGTTAATGGAAGTTTAGTATACAAGAATTTTAAATTTTATGACGTGAAAAATGCGCAACGATTAACTTTTGATAGATGA
- a CDS encoding NAD-dependent epimerase/dehydratase family protein: MILVTGATGLVGTHLLIKLVEEKHQVRALYRTIDKKEYAKNIFVQCCKPEDKNAFDTIDWVQGDLNDIPNLTNAFDGITHVYHCAAMISFNPSHYKKLRKTNIQGTANIVNLSLIHNIQKLCYVSSIATISENNLQKPINETSEWNPEISDSVYAITKYGAEMEVWRGTQEGLDTVIVNPGIIIGRGFYNSGSGYLFKKIHKGMKFYTTGTTGYVAVNDVVKIMHRLMNSEIKNQRYILVSENLSFKSAFSMIAKALNKPTPKKKVSPFLMKVAFYLQKFSHIFFRTKRTIFKSSIKSAFSNSFYENDKIKKELTYSFTPMEKAIETTASFFQKQH; encoded by the coding sequence GCATTATACAGAACAATTGATAAAAAAGAATATGCAAAAAATATATTTGTTCAATGCTGTAAACCTGAAGATAAAAATGCATTCGATACTATAGATTGGGTACAAGGCGATCTTAATGATATTCCTAATCTTACAAACGCTTTTGATGGAATCACTCATGTATACCATTGCGCAGCTATGATATCATTTAACCCTTCTCACTATAAAAAACTTCGTAAAACTAATATACAAGGCACTGCTAATATTGTAAATTTATCGCTGATTCATAATATACAGAAGCTTTGCTATGTAAGTTCCATAGCAACAATAAGCGAAAACAATTTACAAAAACCAATTAATGAAACTTCGGAGTGGAATCCAGAAATTTCTGATTCTGTTTATGCTATTACAAAATATGGTGCCGAAATGGAAGTTTGGCGTGGTACACAAGAAGGATTAGATACTGTAATTGTAAATCCGGGTATTATTATTGGTCGTGGTTTCTATAATTCTGGAAGTGGATATTTATTTAAGAAAATCCATAAAGGAATGAAATTCTATACCACAGGCACCACAGGATATGTAGCTGTAAATGATGTAGTAAAAATAATGCATCGACTTATGAATAGTGAAATAAAAAATCAGCGATACATATTAGTTTCAGAAAACTTGAGCTTTAAAAGTGCATTCTCAATGATTGCTAAGGCACTTAATAAACCTACTCCCAAAAAGAAAGTATCTCCATTTTTAATGAAAGTTGCCTTTTACTTACAAAAGTTCAGCCATATATTCTTTAGAACAAAAAGAACCATATTTAAGTCTTCTATAAAAAGTGCTTTCTCTAATTCCTTTTACGAAAATGATAAAATAAAAAAAGAACTTACCTATAGTTTCACTCCTATGGAAAAAGCTATTGAAACTACTGCTTCTTTTTTCCAGAAGCAGCATTAG